The following DNA comes from Thermococcus piezophilus.
TCGAGGATTACTATGACCATTTACGTTAACGACCTGGAGGACGGTGCCCTCTCCCCCGCCGAGAAGGAAGTCGACAACACCACAGAGAGAGGCGAACTGAGCGGCTACCTCGTGATAACGGGCCTCTCGGTACAGCACGGAGGCACAACCACCGACCTGACGGAGGTGGCGGGCAGAACACTGAGGGAACTTGACGGGAAGGAGATAGAGCTCTTCAAAGGCTCCCTGGAAGAGGGCGAGGTGCTAAAGGTCGTTATGAAGGTAAAGTTCTCACCAGAAGCGGGTAACGAGTGCCAGACCGACAAAGTGGAGGTAAACATGAAAATAAACGCCGAGCAGTGAGCTTTTAAACTCCTCAACATTTAATTACCAGCATAACAAAGCTCAAACTAGAAACATGGAATAAATAACTGCTAAAATCTAAATCACTCCGGCTACGTACCTATTATCCTAAAAACAACGCCGAAAACTAAAGGTTCAATAAGGCTATCCCGTTTCGAGAATCGTGATTTTATCCCCCGGGCTAAATCCGTTGGTATCCTGGGAAGTCAATTTCGCAACGTCGATTACAGTGTTGTCATTCTCTTCTCATTTCCCCACAAGGTATTTGGTGTTCTGGTATTTGAGAAACAGATTCGGGTACACCTCTTCAACGAAGTCATTCCAATGGAAACGATATTGTTCTCACCTGGTGGGATCAAGGATATTGGGTTACCTACTACTCATGGAGAGCCCCAGTCACCCAAGGAGTTCCAAACGAGTTCGTGGCTAAGTACTACTTGGGTATGATCACCAAGGAGGAGCTTATGAGTCTGGGTGTGGATTACGTCATTGTGTCATATGACACCATCCTAAAATTCCCATCTGTCTTAAATACCGCCGAAGTTCCTGTTAAGGACTACCCCATGATACCCATCCCCTGGTAGCAAAACAGGGGGATGTATTCATATTCTCTGTGGATTCATATTCAATAGCTGCACGTCCTATTAATGGAGGCTAGGAGATATTTGTAAACGTTGCCGGAACCGTATTTTCTCCCGAGAGGGCCTTTATTGAAGTGGGGAGTGATGTGAACGAAGTCAACATCACTGGAACAACCAAAGCGAATGCATACGTTTATATAAACCTGAATTACGGATATGCCGTTCTAATGAACGATAACTCATTCCAGACAACATTGGCAAAACTCATGTTTACCAATGAGTACCCACATTATACCCTCATCTATTCCGATGGTGGATATATTAAGATCTTTAAATTCAACCATCCAAATGTCCATGTCATCAAAAATGACAGCGACATAACATTAAAATTCATCAATGCCACGGGGACAGATTTAATCCTGGAGGGCTTCCTAGATAATGGCACCCTCGTTTTTGAGAAAAGGTACGATGTGGACGGCGTGGAGTACTTCAAGCTTCCATCAGAGCTTAACGGAAGTGTTGTAATAAGGTATTCATACCTCAAAGATGGTACTGTGCTTGACAGAGGAATTTTTAGGATAAACGAGACGACAACTACCTCGTACCCCCTAAAAAGATCCTGATCTCATCCCAGAAAGGTGTACTCCCTTGAATCAGTCAGAAGGAACAAGAGTCCGTCCAAACATCAAAGTACCTGATAGATATACAGGCATACTTATCCTCGTCACTGTGGGGCTCATAATTGTGATGGCATACAAATTGTTCCTGCAGGATACTCCTCCCCTCATATGGGACGCAGCGACACACTTCACGGACAGTGTGAGATACTACTTCGCCATCGTACAGTTCAACCTCCCGTATATCAATAGGTACTGGCCCCCGCTGGGGTCCTTGTTTCCTCTACCGGCATATGCCATCTTTGGAGTCTCCCCACAGATAGGAACATTCGCAGAGAACGGTCTGTCGATAGTTATACTCGTTTTTGCACTCTACAAGCTGTCAAAGTACTTCGGAAAAATCGCGGCAGTTGCTTCCACGTTCATCGTTCTCACAGCCCCGATTATCCTCGATCAGTCCATAACCTTCATGATAGACATCCTCCTCACTGCAACCGTAATGATGACCTGGTATCTCCTGATGGAATCGAAGGGGCTCTCCAGAAGGAAGTACACAGTCCTGGAGGCCGTGTTTTTTGGGCTCGGCCTCCTCGCCAAGTGGACGTTTGTGTTATTTGTGCTGGTAGTCTTACTCTACGAACTAGCAATCGCCTTTGGTTTAGAGGCAAAGGGGCATATGGTAAAGCTGAAGCACAACATGAAAGCCGTAGAAAACCTCGCTCTCTTCGAGATTGTGGCCACCTTCGTAGCGGGATGGTGGTACATACCCAATCTCAAGATACTGCTGAACTTGGTTCTGTACAACAGCAGTGTTTCTGGCGCCATAGAAGGGGACCCACCAGTATTCACAGTGCAGTCCACCCTCTACTAAACGTACACGATGATAAACTTTTACCTGAATCCGATACTGTTCGCCTTGTTCGTGGACATAGTACTGCTGCTCCGCAGGGCCAAGAACATTTCCGTGTACATAAAGCTAGTCCTCATCCAAATCCTGCTCGCATACATGATCTTCACCCTGACACGCAATAAAGACCCAAGATTCCTAATGCCGGTCATACCTTTCATTGGCCTCGTGATGGGCTCCGGCGTGGAGCTGGCAACAAGAATAGAAAATGAAGCAAAGATAGCTTCCGCTCTCATGGTCTGCATAGTGCTTGGAGGAGCACTCAATGTGGCTACTTTCTTGAGGGTGATACCCCAAACAGAGATCTACAAAAATCCCGACCTTATACCCATCTCAGGCGGCAGCCTGTATCTGTCAGGGAACTACTGGTCGTTTAATCTGGACACGACGGAGGAAGAATGGGAAATTAACAGAATACTCTCCACAGTAGAAGAACTAGGAGGAGACAACGGCATCTTGTATATACTCTCGAATAACCCCATTATAGTGTATCCACTGAAATACAGAGCGCTAATCAACGGAAGTGACCTAAAAGTCGTTAAACCCAATACCAGCCAGCTCATTCCCCTCGTGTTCTCCGCGGACTACGTTCTGTACACCACCAGCGAATACTACTCAGCACGCTGGAAGGTCAAGTACTCTACCTTGGCCAGAAAGCTATTCATAACGTACAACAACATCACTGGAGTCTTCGTTCCCATTGAGAAGTTTGAATTCCCTGATGGAACCATAGGCATTCTCTACAGGCACGAAAAAGATGAGACACTTTTCTCCAACATATCCAAGGAGAACGTCAGGGTAATGTGCAAAAAAGAAAACGTAACCTTCGAGGGCAAGATTCAGCTTACGGTCATCTGTGTGTACTGGATTGAAGGGATTAGCCTTATAGAGTACCGCTGGAAAGTCCTCAAGGGAATAGGGACAGACTATACAATATTCGTCCACTTAACCGATGAGAATGGAAACACACTCTTCCAAATGGACCATAAGCCCTGCAACGGCCTGTGCCCCACATCAAAATGGAAGCCGGGGAACCATCGTGGAAGCATACTACTTCCCTCCCCAGGATGCTATCGGATTAGACTGGGATTCTGGGACCCCACAAACAGGGTCAGAGTGTCAGTAAAAGATAAAGATAAAAACGATGGGCACAACCGAGCTGTGGTTGGACAGCTGTGTTACAAAGCTACCACCATCATTGATCTAAGGTAGTGGTGCAAAGGAACGATGGGCTTTAAAACCCACCACCATTTTTTATCCCGGTGCTCATGATGATTGGTATAATATTTGACATGGACGGCGTGATGTATCGGGGCAAGAAGCCCATAGATGGAGCGCGGGAGGTAATAAACTTCCTGAAAGAAAACGGCATCCCCTTCGCCTTCCTCACCAACAACTCCACCAAGAACGCCCGAATGTACCGTGAGAAGCTCCTCGAGATGGAAATAGACGTTGAGAAAGAGCGAATCATCACCTCAGGCTACGCTACTGCCAGATACCTTGAGACCCACTTTGAGGAGGGGCCGATTTTCGTCATCGGTGGGAAAGGGCTCCAAGAGGAAATAAAGAAGATAGGCTGGCCGATGATAAGCCTCGAGGAAGCAAGGGAGGGGTGGAGGGAGATCAAATACGTTGTGGTCGGCCTTGACCCGGCCCTAACCTACGAGAAGCTCAAGTACGGAACGCTCGCCATAAGGAACGGGGCGCACTTCATCGGGACCAACCCCGACACAACTTACCCCACTGAGGAGGGCCTCTACCCTGGAGCTGGCTCGGTAATAGCGGCACTGAAAGCCTCAACCGAAAGGGAGCCCCTGATAATCGGCAAGCCCAACGAGCCTGCCTACAATGTAGTTATGGAGAAGCTTGGAGATGTGGACGAGGTCTGGATGGCCGGGGACAGGCTCGATACAGACATAGCCTTTGCCAAGAGATTCGGCATGAAAGCGGTGATGGTTTTAACCGGTGTCAGCACGCTGAAGGACGTCGAGAAGAGCGAGGTAAAACCCGACCTGATCATCCCGAGCGTGGAGGAGCTCCTCGAATACCTGAAAGTCAAAGTGGAGGCTTCCAAATGAACCTTGGGGAGCTGCTCGAAAAGCTCATCTGGCAGGAGAACGAGCTCTACAACCTGTACAAGCTCGGCGAAACGTTTGCCACCTACGAAAGGTCCGAGTTCGTTGAGACGTTCCGTCTTATAGCAGAGGAGGAACTGAGGCACAGGAAGACCCTCGAGGACATGCTCTCAGGGGGAACCCTTGAAGGAACGGCCGTGATAGACTACCTCGACTCCCTGAGCCTTGAACCCATGCTGAGCGACGAGAGGGCCGAGCCAGAAAGCCTTGAAGAGCTGATACTGGAAGCCCTCGTGAGAGAAAAGCACTCTTACGAGCTCTACACAAAGCTCTCTGAAATCCTGGACGGTTCCCTGAGTCAGATCTTCCGAATGATGGCCAGCGAGGAGCTCAAGCACGCCTACAGGCTCAGGCTGGTCTACGAGGGGCTTTGACGTTTGGATAATTTATCCGACATCATCCTTTTCTACTCCCTTACCCCAAAGGCAAATTTATAGCCCTAAATTCGTCACCCCTGCAAAGGCCACTGGGGTAAGATATATGTAGGGGTGACAGCCATAAAGCTGTGCTGATGCTTCTACTAATGGGAACAACAATAGACAACCGTATGTCAGGGGTGTTTATATGGCTGTTGAAAAAGTGATGAAAAGGGACGGCAGAATTGTCCCATTTGATAAGGAGCGTATAAAATGGGCTATCCAAAGGGCAATGCTCGAAGTCGGTATCCGTGACGAGAAGCTTCTCAACAGGGTCGTCAGAAGAGTCGTCAAAAGGGTGAACGAACTCTACGACGGGCAGGTGCCCCACATAGAGAACATCCAGGACATAGTCGAGCTTGAACTGATGAGAGTGGGTCTCTTCGACGTCGCCAAGGCCTACATACTCTACCGCAAGAAGAAGGCCGAGATCAGGGAGGAAAAGAAGAAGATCCTCAACAAGGACAAGCTAGACGAGATAGACAAGCGCTTCTCCATCAACGCCCTCCGCGTTTTGGCGAGTAGATACCTCATAAAGAACGAGAAAGGTGAGATAATAGAAAGCCCGAGGGAGCTCTTCGAGAGGGTCGCGATTCTGGCGGTCATCCCTGATCTGCTCTACGATGAGAGGGTCTTCAACAGGGAAGGAAACCACGAGCAGGACCTAAGTAAGGTCGAGAAATATATGGAGAAACTCGACGAGTATGATAGAAAACTCTCAATCGGCAGGTTCAAGCTCAACAAGTACCACTTCAAAAGGTTCCTCAACCTCTACCGCGAGCTCGCCCAGAAGGGCCAGATGAAGGTCTCCATCGACGAAGTCATCGGGATGCTCGAGAACGGGGCCTTTGACAAGTATGAGGACGAAATAGAGGAGTACTTCCACCTGATGACGAGCCAGACCTTCATGCCGAACACGCCGGCCCTCATAAACTCAGGAAGGCCGCTCGGGATGCTCTCAGCATGCTTCGTCGTCCCAATAGAGGACGACATGGAGAGCATAATGAAGGCAGCACATGACGTGGCTATGATACAGAAGATGGGCGGGGGTACAGGTTTGAATTTCTCAAAGCTCCGCCCGGAGGGTGATTTAGTCGGGACCACCACTGGAGCAGCCTCTGGTCCTGTCAGCTTTATGCATCTCATCGATGCCGTCAGCGACGTGATAAAGCAGGGTGGAGTGAGAAGGGGCGCGAACATGGGCATCCTCGAAGTCTGGCATCCCGACATAGAGAAGTTCATCCACGCCAAGGAGAAGAACATCGGAACGAACGTTCTGTCCAACTTCAACATCAGCGTCGGCATATGGGCCGATTTCTGGGAAGCTCTGAGAGAGGGCAAGCGCTATCCGCTCATCAACCCGAGGACTGGTGAGAAGGTCAAGGAGATAGACCCCAAGAGCCTCTTAGAGGAGTTAGCTTTCATGGCCTGGGCCAAGGCCGATCCGGGAGTCATATTTTTCGATGTCATCAACAAGAGAAACGTTCTGGAGCCAGCAAAGGGCGAAAAGATACGCGCGACCAACCCCTGCGGAGAAGAGCCCCTCTACGACTACGAATCCTGTAATTTAGCCAGCATAAACCTCGCCAAGTTCGTCAAGTATGACAAAGAAGGCACGCCCTACTTCGACTGGGACAAGTACGCCTACGTAATCCAAAAGGTCGCCAAGTACCTCGACAACGCAATCGACATCAACAAGTTCCCGCTCCCGGAGATAGACTACAACACCAAGCTGACGAGGAGGATAGGCGTCGGAATGATGGGCCTAGCCGATGCCCTCTTCAAGCTCGGCATAGCCTACAACAGCGAGGAAGGCTTTGCCTTCATGAGAAAGGCAAACGAGTACCTTACCTTCTACGCCTACAAGTACAGCGTTGAGGCCGCGAAAAAGCGCGGACCCTTCCCGCTCTACGAGAAGACGAGGTACAAGGATGGGGAGCTTCCGGTCGAGGGTTACTATCACAGGGAAATCTGGACACTTCCATGGGATGAGCTGGTTGAGGAAATCAAGAAGTACGGCGTCAGGAACGGAATGGTGACCACCTGCCCGCCCACCGGTTCGGTCAGCATGATAGCCGATACCTCCAGTGGCATAGAGCCCATCTTTGCCCTCGTCTACAAGAAGAGCGTAACCGTTGGCGAGTTCTACTATGTTGACCCTGTCTTCGAGGCCGAACTGAAGAAGCGCGGCCTCTGGAACGACGAGATACTGAGGAAGATAAGCGACAACTATGGAAGTGTCCAGGGCCTCGAGGAAATCCCAGAGGACATACAGCGCGTTTTCGTCACCTCGATGGACATCCACTGGCTCGACCACATACTGGCTCAGGCCAACATCCAGCTCTGGCTTACAGACAGCGCGAGCAAGACCATCAACATGCCAAACGATGCCACCGTTGAGGACGTCAAGGCCGCCTATCTGCTCGCTTACAAGCTCGGCTGTAAGGGTATAACCGTCTACCGCGACGGCTCGCTTAGCGTTCAGGTTTACAGCGTTGAAGGAGAGAAGAAGCAGCGCATCAAGAGCAAACCGAGCGCTTACGCTGTCGAGAAGCTCAAGACCGTCGTTGAGGCCGAGCCGTGGCTGGCTAAGTTCATCAACGTCGAGGGCATACTCAACGGCACCAACGGCAAGGAGAAGAAGGAAGCTCCCTCACTCAGCTTTTCCCTGAACGTTCCAAAGGCGGTTAAGCCAGAAACTCACGAGCACCCCCACCACAGGGAGCCGCCAGAGATCCCTGAAGAGAAGATAAAGGAGCTCTTGGGAGTCACTTACTGTCCCGTCTGCTATGAGAAGGACGGAAAGCTCGTCGAGCTCAAGATGGAGAGCGGCTGCGCCACCTGTCCTATCTGCAGCTGGAGCAAGTGTGTGATAAGCTGAAGCCCTTTTCTCTCAGATTTTATACCCCATTTCCCCGAGGCGTATTTTGTAAGTCGTATAGAGGAAGAAGACCGTCACAATGATAATTAAAGGCAGAGCATACCGAAAAGGCACCGGAAGGAAGGCCACCAGGGCCACGGAGAGTATGTAATATGCCATAGTCCTCTTGCTACGACGATACTTCTCGGCGATTTTCCTCTGTCTTGGATTCCGTATCAGGGCAAAGTATATTGCCAAGTAAAGGCCTGCTCCATAGATAAAATTTCGAACACCTTCCCAACTAAAACCCGGAAACCTTTCCGAAACTGGAGTTGCAATTACATAAATGACGAACACGACAGGTATAAAGAGATAAATAAAGAGAAATTCTGCCCAAAACTCACTCAGGACTTTCCTCATGCTCATTCATTGATCCCTCCAACGCTCAATGCACCCGGAGGCCAATAGTCAGGTAATTGTATTGTGGCTTTTATAGGATCAGTAGCCCCCATTCCATCTCTGACAATTCC
Coding sequences within:
- a CDS encoding ferritin family protein → MNLGELLEKLIWQENELYNLYKLGETFATYERSEFVETFRLIAEEELRHRKTLEDMLSGGTLEGTAVIDYLDSLSLEPMLSDERAEPESLEELILEALVREKHSYELYTKLSEILDGSLSQIFRMMASEELKHAYRLRLVYEGL
- a CDS encoding TasA family protein gives rise to the protein MRRREVVLSAVLLLLAALAGLSSSLFTDIALSENNEISSGEFDIGISKGGERFYNDLKLFDFSNLKPGDEKTVTFYVKNRGDLEVSRITMTIYVNDLEDGALSPAEKEVDNTTERGELSGYLVITGLSVQHGGTTTDLTEVAGRTLRELDGKEIELFKGSLEEGEVLKVVMKVKFSPEAGNECQTDKVEVNMKINAEQ
- a CDS encoding adenosylcobalamin-dependent ribonucleoside-diphosphate reductase: MAVEKVMKRDGRIVPFDKERIKWAIQRAMLEVGIRDEKLLNRVVRRVVKRVNELYDGQVPHIENIQDIVELELMRVGLFDVAKAYILYRKKKAEIREEKKKILNKDKLDEIDKRFSINALRVLASRYLIKNEKGEIIESPRELFERVAILAVIPDLLYDERVFNREGNHEQDLSKVEKYMEKLDEYDRKLSIGRFKLNKYHFKRFLNLYRELAQKGQMKVSIDEVIGMLENGAFDKYEDEIEEYFHLMTSQTFMPNTPALINSGRPLGMLSACFVVPIEDDMESIMKAAHDVAMIQKMGGGTGLNFSKLRPEGDLVGTTTGAASGPVSFMHLIDAVSDVIKQGGVRRGANMGILEVWHPDIEKFIHAKEKNIGTNVLSNFNISVGIWADFWEALREGKRYPLINPRTGEKVKEIDPKSLLEELAFMAWAKADPGVIFFDVINKRNVLEPAKGEKIRATNPCGEEPLYDYESCNLASINLAKFVKYDKEGTPYFDWDKYAYVIQKVAKYLDNAIDINKFPLPEIDYNTKLTRRIGVGMMGLADALFKLGIAYNSEEGFAFMRKANEYLTFYAYKYSVEAAKKRGPFPLYEKTRYKDGELPVEGYYHREIWTLPWDELVEEIKKYGVRNGMVTTCPPTGSVSMIADTSSGIEPIFALVYKKSVTVGEFYYVDPVFEAELKKRGLWNDEILRKISDNYGSVQGLEEIPEDIQRVFVTSMDIHWLDHILAQANIQLWLTDSASKTINMPNDATVEDVKAAYLLAYKLGCKGITVYRDGSLSVQVYSVEGEKKQRIKSKPSAYAVEKLKTVVEAEPWLAKFINVEGILNGTNGKEKKEAPSLSFSLNVPKAVKPETHEHPHHREPPEIPEEKIKELLGVTYCPVCYEKDGKLVELKMESGCATCPICSWSKCVIS
- a CDS encoding ArnT family glycosyltransferase — translated: MNQSEGTRVRPNIKVPDRYTGILILVTVGLIIVMAYKLFLQDTPPLIWDAATHFTDSVRYYFAIVQFNLPYINRYWPPLGSLFPLPAYAIFGVSPQIGTFAENGLSIVILVFALYKLSKYFGKIAAVASTFIVLTAPIILDQSITFMIDILLTATVMMTWYLLMESKGLSRRKYTVLEAVFFGLGLLAKWTFVLFVLVVLLYELAIAFGLEAKGHMVKLKHNMKAVENLALFEIVATFVAGWWYIPNLKILLNLVLYNSSVSGAIEGDPPVFTVQSTLY
- a CDS encoding HAD-IIA family hydrolase — encoded protein: MIGIIFDMDGVMYRGKKPIDGAREVINFLKENGIPFAFLTNNSTKNARMYREKLLEMEIDVEKERIITSGYATARYLETHFEEGPIFVIGGKGLQEEIKKIGWPMISLEEAREGWREIKYVVVGLDPALTYEKLKYGTLAIRNGAHFIGTNPDTTYPTEEGLYPGAGSVIAALKASTEREPLIIGKPNEPAYNVVMEKLGDVDEVWMAGDRLDTDIAFAKRFGMKAVMVLTGVSTLKDVEKSEVKPDLIIPSVEELLEYLKVKVEASK